A section of the Sphingomonas ginsenosidivorax genome encodes:
- the cydB gene encoding cytochrome d ubiquinol oxidase subunit II has translation MFDYETLRLIWWALMGILLIGFALTDGFDLGVAALLPFVGRTDSERRMVINAIGPTWEGNQVWFILAGGAIFAAWPFVYAISFSGFYLAMFLVLAALILRPVGFKYRSKRPDPAWRSRWDWALFVGGFVPALVFGVAVGNVLSGAPFRLDSDLRTVFDGNFLGLFTPFTLLCGLLSVAMLVLHGSAWLAIKVERGPVHDRARAFGTVAGLATLALFAIGWGFVAYGEIGYRIVGAIDPAGASNPLRTTSEIAHGGWLANYGLHPWMMIAPVLGFVGAALALFGIRRGSEVAAFAGSSVAALGIIATVGLSMFPFILPSSIDPHSSLTVWNASSSAKTLGIMLVVTIVLLPIVLAYTSWAYTVMFGRVTTQDVATNPDFY, from the coding sequence ATGTTCGATTATGAAACGCTGCGTCTGATCTGGTGGGCGCTGATGGGGATCCTGCTGATCGGGTTCGCGCTGACCGACGGCTTCGATCTCGGCGTCGCGGCTCTGCTCCCGTTCGTCGGGCGCACCGATAGCGAGCGACGGATGGTGATCAATGCGATCGGGCCGACCTGGGAAGGCAACCAAGTCTGGTTCATCCTCGCCGGCGGCGCGATCTTCGCGGCATGGCCGTTCGTCTATGCGATCAGCTTCTCGGGTTTCTACCTCGCGATGTTCCTGGTTCTCGCGGCGCTGATCCTGCGCCCGGTCGGGTTCAAATACCGGTCGAAGCGGCCCGACCCCGCCTGGCGGTCGCGCTGGGACTGGGCGCTGTTCGTCGGCGGGTTCGTGCCGGCTCTGGTGTTCGGCGTCGCGGTCGGCAACGTCCTGTCGGGCGCGCCCTTCCGCCTCGACAGCGACCTGCGCACGGTCTTCGACGGTAACTTCCTCGGGCTGTTCACGCCGTTCACCTTGCTGTGCGGGCTGTTGTCGGTGGCCATGCTGGTGCTGCACGGCAGCGCCTGGCTGGCGATCAAGGTCGAACGCGGCCCGGTCCATGACCGCGCGCGCGCCTTCGGCACGGTCGCCGGGCTCGCCACGCTCGCGCTGTTCGCGATCGGCTGGGGCTTCGTCGCCTATGGTGAGATCGGCTACCGCATCGTCGGCGCGATCGATCCCGCGGGCGCGTCCAATCCGCTTCGCACCACCAGCGAGATCGCGCACGGCGGGTGGCTCGCCAATTACGGCCTCCACCCCTGGATGATGATCGCCCCCGTGCTCGGGTTCGTCGGCGCCGCGCTCGCGCTGTTCGGCATCCGTCGCGGATCGGAGGTCGCCGCGTTCGCGGGGTCCTCGGTCGCCGCGCTCGGCATCATCGCGACCGTCGGGCTGTCGATGTTCCCGTTCATCCTGCCGTCGAGCATCGACCCGCATTCCAGCCTCACCGTCTGGAACGCGTCGTCGAGCGCAAAGACGCTCGGCATCATGCTGGTCGTCACCATAGTGCTTCTGCCGATCGTGCTCGCCTACACCAGCTGGGCCTACACGGTCATGTTCGGACGGGTGACGACGCAGGACGTCGCGACCAACCCCGATTTCTACTGA